One Brassica napus cultivar Da-Ae chromosome A5, Da-Ae, whole genome shotgun sequence DNA window includes the following coding sequences:
- the LOC106453206 gene encoding inositol-phosphate phosphatase has protein sequence MAENGSLDQFLAAAVDAAQKAGQVIRKGFYETKHVEHKGQVDLVTETDKGCEELVFNHLKQLFPSHKFIGEETTAANGVTELTDEPTWIVDPLDGTTNFVHGFPFVCVSIGLTIGKVPVVGVVYNPIMDEMFTGVQGKGAFLNGKSIKVSSQSELVTALLLAEAGTKRDKATLDDATNRINSLLTKVRSLRMGGSCALDLCGIACGRGDIFYEIGFGGPWDIAAGIVIVREAGGLIFDPSGKELDITSQRIAASNASLKELFVEALRLTNV, from the exons ATGGCTGAAAATG GTTCACTAGATCAGTTCCTGGCTGCTGCCGTTGATGCCGCTCAAAAAGCTGGACag GTCATTCGTAAAGGCTTTTACGAGACCAAACATGTTGAACACAAAGGCcag GTGGATCTGGTGACTGAGACTGATAAAGGATGTGAAGAGCTCGTGTTTAACCATCTCAAACAGCTTTTTCCTAGTCACAAG TTCATCGGAGAAGAAACAACAGCGGCAAATGGTGTGACTGAACTAACTGACGAACCAACTTGGATTGTTGATCCTCTTGATGGAACTACAAACTTCGTTCACGG GTTCCcttttgtgtgtgtttccatTGGACTTACTATTGGGAAAGTCCCTGTGGTTGGCGTCGTCTATAATCCTATTATGGATGAG ATGTTCACCGGTGTCCAAGGGAAAGGAGCCTTCTTGAATGGCAAATCAATCAAAG tgTCATCTCAGAGCGAGCTTGTAACCGCTTTGCTCCTAGCAGAG GCGGGCACTAAAAGAGATAAAGCTACATTAGACGATGCAACCAACAGGATCAACAGTTTGCTAACCAAG GTGCGGTCCCTGAGGATGGGAGGCTCGTGCGCACTTGACCTCTGCGGTATCGCTTGTGGAAGGGGTGACATCTTCTATGAAATTGGTTTTGGCGGTCCATG GGACATTGCCGCAGGAATTGTGATTGTCAGAGAAGCTGGTGGACTTATTTTTGATCC GTCTGGTAAAGAGTTGGACATCACATCGCAGAGAATTGCGGCTTCAAACGCTTCACTCAAGGAGTTGTTCGTGGAGGCGTTGCGGCTTACCAATGTGTGA